The genomic DNA AATGCCGAAAATTTGTTTCTAGTATATGCAGGAATCCACTTGTGCTTCAACTCATATAACCCATTTAACCATTTATGATCTTCTACGTGATACTTTTCCATAAACGACGCCCATCTAGCCTCAAAAACACATTCGGTGAGAGATTTATAAATGCAATGGTTGAAGTCCGTCTTGAATTCCGGAAAAGCCGAATAATAATGAGCTAATTTCTCGGGGAATTTTTGACTAATGTGCCAAGAACACAATAAATGGGTTGTATTCGGGAGTACAACCGCAATAGCGTTTGTCATGGCTTGATCTTGATCCGTGATTATAGTTAATGGAGGATTATTCCCCACACCTTCAAGCCAAGAAGAATCCACTCAAAAGTCGACGCGTGTTCATTCCGCATCAATGCAAACCCAAAAATTACCGATTGATAATGATGATTGACTCCGGTAAATGGGACAAATGGCATTGCATACCTATTTGTCCGATAAGTGGTATCAAAAGCCATAACATCGCCAAAATTTTGGTAAGCCATTATACATCTCAGATCAATCCATACTAGACACTTCAAGCGATTCTCTTCATCGACTTCGGtcctaataaaatatttagaaccACTTTCTTCATTCAACCTATGCAACAAGTCCAACCCCGCTTGGGCGTCACTAATCTAAAACATTTTCTTCCTCTCATCTCTTAACACATTCCTAACATGTTGAACATTGAAACCAACTTTATCATTACCTCCATGAATGTTACCAATCACATTGATCACTTGACAATTATGAACCCCCGAACCATAAAGCGTTTTAATCAAACTTCGGGTTGCGGTGTTGACATGTCTTTCTCGTTGTACCAAATTCATCTTATTAGGGGAAACAAGACCGTGGTTGTGTACCAATTCAAGGCTAGTTACCTCCCAGTGAcgttttttcttttgataattgacaTACATCCTCACCTTGCACTCGCTTTTAGAAAGAACCTCTCTACGCCGTTTATTTTGACTACTCTCGGCGATGACACTTTTTCCATAAAGCCTACAAACATATAAACGACCATATATCTCGTTGTCTTTATTACGATGGCTAGCTTGAATTTTAATAGCAAATCCATTTCGTAAAGCATAAGCCCTAAAAAATTGACCGGCCTCATCCATGCTTTGAAAAATTTGATTCAAATATAGAACTCCCCCCATCAACATTTTCATACAAATTTGCATCCTctacattatcatcttcatcCTCACCCTCAACATTATCACTATCATTTTCAACCTCGTTTTCAACCTCATTTTCATCTTCAACATCAACTAAATCGtcatctaaattaataaattcttCATTTCTATCTAGAAAATCATCATCTTCAACATATACAGGGGTTTTGGGTTCTTCACTGGTATTTAAATCATCAAGATGTAAATTATGATCAATAGCCTCTTTCTTTCATTTTGACGTTTATGACGAAACATACGAGCAAATAATTTATCCGCCATGAAAATGTAAAATTTAAGACAAAAAATATACCTTGAGTTGACAAAACTACTTGAATTTCTTGATAAAAATGCCCAAAATTCGCCTAAATTGGTCACTCTCCAAGTAGAATTTTGTTGAGGATTTTTTGTTGGTTTGTGTGGTGGGGGAGGGTGTCGGGTTGCTGGGGATAAGGGAGCAACACCCCCAACCGCGGAAAATTTCCGCGGTCCGCCCCTAATCCCAGCCACTCAATCCCCATCCAATGGCTCAGAATGTGTTTGTTATCAACCGGTTTACAACAAACGATTGTTGTAGACCGTTCCCCATTTTCAAATATATAAAATTGAATGGGAAATCCAAAAAAAACTTGGAGAAATGAATGAGACAGATGGAATACTCTATATAAGAAGCATGAGATTATAAGGGATCTTGATGAGGTGAAGGATCAATCTCAGTCGATAAATATAGAAATAACCGAAGAGTCATGATTTGAAAATAGTTATATAAAATATCATTACTTTTGAATAGTGGACGGGATTTAAATATACTTTCCACTAATTTTGCTAGAATCACGAAGGATTTAAATAATCGTAACTAATCTTGTTCGTAACTGGTACTTTGTAACCCATTTTTGGACGTTATTTTGATTGAGGTCTATATTATATTTCCCTTCAAATTACACCTTTAACTTTGAAAGTCGCTTCGTTTTGCACCCCTGGATCGTTTTTGACTGTTATATTAGGGGTAAAATTGAAAAAATTCTGGTCTCCAAAAACAGCTCGTCGGATTCTTCGATTTATTTGTCTAAACCTACGTTtatatacatgaatcgattgcaaatgaCAAGCAAAAGCTATATATAATatcattttttattaaaaatgcccgAAAATCAAAACCCCAATTCGAAGTAAGAACCCtataattaaatttaatattttttctgACCTCTTTTAGTGATTTGGAGGCTAGAATCTATTAGGACTTGATGAGGGCTTTAATTTGGTTACTATAAGATATTCTAGCTCCATAACATCTTCAAAATCAGTTTTTGAAATTTGAAATTATGAGCTACATTCTGTTATAACATAAACTTGAATATTTATTTTTCCTGATTTTACCTCTGGAATTTTGTTCAGGGGGTTGCAAATGAAGGGAAAATCAAAGTTGAATGTGCAACTTGTAAGGAAACATAATATAGAACCGAGTCGAAAAAACACCCCAAGTAATGGGTTACAAAGTGCCAATTACTCAAATTCTAAAGGATTATAGTTAAATCATAAACTTAATACTTCAAAATAATCATGGGATATGATAATTTAAACCTCATGATTCATATTTTTAGCATTAGTTGTACCAGATTATTATCCGGAGATTATAATTTCCCGAAAAAACATGGCATTTGGAAAAATAGTATAAAAAAAATCATTAAGGTGTGCATTAGCTTAATTTTAGTTTTGAATTCCTAGCCCATCCCCTCCCGAATATGATAGGTCTAGTATTGGAATAACTAGTAATTAGGAATagtaaaataaaaattgaaagGTTGTATATATGCAAGGTCATTGTGTATTGATTACTAGTGTTTGTGTCATAGAGACAGCAttataatattttagtttaaaacatttggattattaatgtttatgttctatcatTATTCCCTTAATAATTTATTATGGTTTGATATAattgttagattaataaatgtccttggaatatgatatgaattctatatctctaagtacgtggcttagaaatgagattatgagaatagtatcaataatcctaaaggtccctagtcgaatattattattaaaggacaataataatgtattaagactgatgtgtttgttgactgatgatcacatctcattgatcataggtatagtgatagtTAAGTAAAAAACACGGGCATATTTAAATGTACATGGTGATGGATAGACgcaatgtgagattctacatgtctgttgtgtcataagtaattctcactgtgataatgatgtaatgattcttagacttgaaatcattatatttttatacgagaattaatgtactttgattacattaaaagttacattttaccgggtaatgataaaagtgtatttcggttatattatgaatcgtatgagaaatgtgaatgatctagaaatgatttaaccctcctaattttaggagtgatattattggtctcttgtgtgagctagactatgaaatgtgtggcaacgctcaaatgttgatttgatacgatagtctactcattgattaAGAAAACCTGGATTATAcaatgatgaggatgacacattacctgtatctagtttaatctataatatgtggttaacGGGATTATATTACATCGTACATTATTCACGGAAGGTTTagtcgatcaccgatttaattattatcaAGTCGCTTAAAGCGACCGGTAGTCTGCCTTTCAAGGCGTTCTTCATCATGTCGCTTAAAGTGATTGTTAGTTTGCCTTTCAAGGCATTCTTCATCATGTCGCTCAAAGCGACTGTCAGTTTTCCGTTCAAGGCGTTCTCCATCATGTCACTTAAAACGAATGTCAGTTTTCCATTCAAGGCGTTCTCCATCATATCGGCTAAAGCGACTGTTTCCATATTATTTGAAGCATCCATCTCCAAGTCGCTTGAAGCATCCATCTCCGTGCCGCTTGAAGCGTTCATATCCATGATGATCTTGCGTGTAGCGTCCATCTCCATGTTGATCCTTGTGTGTAGCGTCCATCTCCATGTTGATTGAAGCGTCCATATCCATGCTTGTAGCTGTTGTTGCGAGAGTTTACACCATTATTACACATATTTTCCTCCTAAGATTTGATTTGATTCaagcccctccttctagcaccaATTTGTTAGCGGAGGAATTTGGTTAACAAAGATTCGAGGTTCGTGGCCGGAATCAAGATCTGTTGCGGTGGTCGGTGATCGGAGAAATCACCGGAGTGCGTTGATTTGTGCTTAAGAAATGACTGAGATTGCCAGGGTTTATGTTTGCCTTCTCAGAGTTCTCAAACACGTGCCCCATAATGTGCCTACGTACCTCCTTTTATAGAGGATCAAGCCATACGTAGTTCTcggggaacaagaaacctagaTGGACTTGGTTTCTCATTCTGTGGCCCAATAAGAGTTGTCGAACCAACTTCCTATTATAAATCGAACATTGATTTACTTTAGGAGTGCCCAATGATGCGGCCTAGTCACAAAGGCCTAAGGCTCAGTTTTGACTTCATGACTTCACGGACAAGGAAACTCCTTGGCCAAAAAATATCCCTATCCGCTATCGCCACTTCCGTCGATCGTAACCGCAGGTATAGTTATGACTCACCGCAAATGCCAAAGCGCGTCCTTACCCCCCGATGAGGATAACCCATCAGATTATaagacaagtgatcccaagcgtAGAA from Apium graveolens cultivar Ventura chromosome 5, ASM990537v1, whole genome shotgun sequence includes the following:
- the LOC141661332 gene encoding protein FAR1-RELATED SEQUENCE 5-like; this translates as MTNAIAVVLPNTTHLLCSWHISQKFPEKLAHYYSAFPEFKTDFNHCIYKSLTECVFEARWASFMEKYHVEDHKWLNGLYELKHKWIPAYTRNKFSAFQNSTSRSEGMNSFFDKYVSSTTGLKEFIENAQKVLARQFMREKEEDYVTINLKRPMKLHTTLEYHASCIYTKEMFRRFQDELVESSKYFVRKDR